GCGCTGTGCCGGTTCGGCGGATTGCGGTGTCCATCCGAGGTGCTGGCCCTGACGTGGGCGGATGTGAACTGGGAACACAATCGCATCCGCGTGCCCAGCCCCAAGACCGAACACATCGACGGCAAGGCCAGCCGATTGATCCCGCTGTTCCCTGAACTGCGCGAGCACCTGCTTGAAGTTTTCGATCAGGCGGAGACGGGCACCGACCACATCATCATCGGCTACCGCGACAGCAGCGTGAACCTCCGAACGCAGCTCACGCGGATCATTCATCGGGCCGGGCTTGAGCCGTGGCCGAAGCTGTTTCAGAACCTGCGATCAACGCGCGAGACGGAACTGGCCGAGGCGTTTCCGATGCACGTGGTCTGCCGGTGGATCGGCAACAGTGAACCGGTGGCCGCCAAGCACTACCTGCAGATGACGGATGAACACTTCGAGCGCGCGGTCGCCGGCCACGGATCGAAGGACATCAACAAGGCGGCGCAGAATGCGGCGCAGAAGCTGCACGAACGCAGACGAACGGGCCGGAAAAAGAAAAACGCCAAAGCCACAGAAGGCTTTGACGCTTCGAAAGATACGCCAGATTTTCTCGCAACTTCTTGTCGTTGCGAGACTTACGGAATACCCCCTAGGGGAGTCGAACCCCTGTTCACGGACTGAGAACCCGTTGTCCTGGGCCACTAGACGAAGGGGGCGAAGCGGACCATTGTAGGCGACTGGGGCGGGGATTCAAGGGGATGGGGTTGGGGGAGGGGGGTTGGGGGAGGGGCAAGACCGTGCTCGTGCACGTGCACGATTCACGTGCATGGTCGTTGGCACTTCGCGTTTGGAGCTTGGTGATTCGAGTTTGGCGATTATTCGCCGGGGTTGGCGATGCCGATGACGCCGCAGGCGATGCGGGCGCCGGCGTTGCCGGTGGGTTGGCCGCCGTCGTCGGGTTTGGCGTGGATGATGACGCCGCGGCCGAGGATCGGGTTCAGGTCGCCGACAAGGGTGATGTTCGTGGCGAGGAATTCGTAGTGGGCGTCGCCGTTGGCGTCGGACTTGAGATTGCCCAGGTCGCCGGCGTGTCGCGGGCCGCCGTCGGGCAGGGCGTGTTGATGGCCTTCGGGGTTGTAGTGTCCGCCGGCGCTGGTGCCGTCGGGCTTGGAGCAGTCGCCGTAGGTATGGATGTGGAACCCATGCGTGGAGTTGGGGGCGAGGCCATGAATGTCGGCGATGACCTTGATGCCGGCGTCGGTCTGCTCGAACGTCACGATGCCGTGCGTCTCGCTGCCCTGGGTCGGGTGCATGACGGCGACGGCGCGCGTGACGGAGTGCCATGCGTCCATCGACTGCATTGATTCGCAGCCGGCGGCGGCGAGGGCGAGGGCGACGAGCAGCGACAGGTTTTGAATGGAGCGAAGCATGATCGGTACCTCATAAAAAAGGAACACGAAGAAAACCACGCTTCATCCTATCGCGCCGCGGCCCCGAGGCAATGCATCATTCGACAATCCCGTATTCGACGGTCACGACGGCTCGGATGATTTTGCTCAGTGACGTCGTGTCGTTTTCGCCGGAGCCGGAGACTTCGGTGCTGAACGCGGGGGTGATCTGAAACACGCCCTGACTGGCGGAGCGCAGCGGGCCCAGCCGGCTCGTCGAATTGGACACCAGAAGCTGCGCCCGTTGATACGCGTTTTGAGTCGCATCCTTGAGTAGATCCAGCTTCAGATCATCGAGCTTCGTGTACAGATAGCTGGGCGAATTCGAATCGAGCTCCACGCCCTCGGCGATCAACTGGCCCGCATCGCGCGCGGCCTCGGCGACCTTGTCGACGCGCGGCGAGGCGACCGTGAAACTCTGCGTCACTACATACAACTCGATCGTGTTCGTCTGATTCCCCTTGGCGTCACGCGTGTACTGCGGGCTGATGTTGACCGGGCCGGGCTCGACCTCATCGCCCTTGAACGACTGCGACTGAAGATAGCCCATCAGCGCATCGCGATGCTCGGCGAGCTGGCGGTACGCGGCCGTGCGGTCGGCGTTACGCTCGATGATCGTGCTCGACCACTCGGCGCGATCGGAAGTGATCGGGCGCTCGGCGTAACCCTTGACCCGGATCGTCTGATCCCGAAGCCGAACCTTCTCGAAACTCGATCGCGCCAGCCACGTCGAAGCCACCACCGCCATCGGCAGCGTCAGCGTGAAAATGATCAGCCAGAACAGATTGATACGCGCGGTGGACATGAACGAACCTCCATGTTCGATCGGTTGAGTTGTAGGGTGTGACCACGCCTAAATCGGCCGAACGCGGCGCGACGGATGAAAAATATTCAACCACCAAGGCACAAAGGTCACCAAGGAAATTGATGGTATCCAAACGCCTGGCCATCCCTTGGTGTTCTTGGTGCCTTGGTGGTTAATTCGTTACTCGCCCTTCGTCCCCGTCAGCACGCCGCAGTGCACGAGCGTTTCGACGCGCCCGCCGACGCGCAGGCCCGCCGCCTGCATCCACGACTTGTACTCCGCCTCGCTGTACGCCCGGCCCTCGGTGAGCGTGAACAGCGCGGCCGAGTAGAGCGCGATCGGCAGCGGGCCGTCGTGGGCGTCATTGAGGAACACATCGTGAATCAGCAGCCGCCCGTTCGCCGGGAGCGCCGCGGCGCATCGCTTGATGATCGCAAGGCACTGGGGCACATCCCAGTCATGAAGAATGTTCGACAGGAGCATCACCGGCGCGGCCGGCAGCGGATCGACAAAAAAGTCGCCCGCATGCAGATCGATCCGGTCCGCCACGCCGTAGTCCTCCGCGAATTGCCGCGCGACCGTCAGCACGTTGGGCCGGTCCATGATGATCGCCCGCAGGTTCGGATTGGCGGCGACGAGCGCGATCGAATAAATGCCCGTGCCCCCGCCGATGTCCAACAGCGTCTCCACCCCGCTCATGTTGATCCGCTGCGCCAATACCGGCGCGACATTCTTCGCCCGCCCCGCCAAAATCAGCGAAATCCGCACCGCCAGGTCCGGCTTCTCCATTGCCGACTTCTCGCCCTCCCGATAAATGAACGCCGCGCCTTCCTCCTTGTCCGCCCCCGCCGGCCGACTCGTGCGAAGCCGCTCCACCATCTCCTTCACGCCCGGCGCGTCCACCGCCTGACCCAGATAATCGCTCACATCGAACGCCCCCCCGCTCACCAGATGCTCCGCCGCCAGCTTCGTCAGATTCAGCCGCCCCGCCTCGTCGAGCGCGATGAGCTTCATCGCCCGCAACGCCGTGACCAGCACCACCGTCGCCCGCCGCGTCAGGTCCAGCGCATCGCCCAGCTCGTCAATCGTCAGCGCCTTGCGGCTCAGCCGGTCGAACACCTTGAAATGCCCGCTCGCCGCCACCAGCAGATGCGATCCATAGCTCCCGCGAAACAACTCGAAAATCGGCGTCGGATCAACCTGCGGAATCTCGGTGGCGTTGTGTGACATATGCGTAATGTACCGCGCGACCGTCAGGTCCGCAGATTCGCAAACGCATCGATCGCCCGCTGCCGGGATGATTTGAGATCGACGATCATCATCGGGTATCCGCAGCTCGCGCGTGTCAGCGGCAATGGGTCGTGAATTTCATCGCCTTCGACCTGCGCCAACTCCGGCACATATGCACGGATGTACGCGCCGTCCGGGTCGAACCTGGCCGACTGACTGAGCGGGTTGAACACGCGGAAGTACGGGGCGGCGTCGGTCCCCGTACTGGCCGACCACTGCCATCCGCCGTTGTTGTTCGCCAGGTCGCCGTCGACAAGATGCTGCATGAAATGCCGCTCGCCGCGTCGCCAGTCGATGAGCAGATTCTTCGTCAAAAACATCGCCGCGATCATGCGGCAGCGATTGTGCATCCACCCCGTCGCGATCAGTTGTCGCATCGCCGCATCCACAATCGGCACGCCCGTCCGCCCCTCCCGCCATGCTTCAAACCCCGCCTCATCATCGCGCCAGCGCACCGCCCGCGTCTCGCGCTTGAACGGCCGCCCCATCGACACGCGCGGATGATGCACCATCACCTGCCGATAGAACTCGCGCCAGATCAGCTCGCTGATCCACGTCGCCGCGCCTTCCCCGCCGAGGTCCTTCGCCGCAAGGTAGCACTGCTTCGCCGAGATCGCCCCGCAGGCCAGATACGGCGACATCGCGCTCGTGCCGTCTGCCGCCGGCTGATCGCGCTGATCCTTGTACGCCTTGATGCGATGCGCGATGAACTTCGTCAATCGGCGCTGCGCTTCGTCCTCCCCGCCGGGCCAGCGGTCGGCGAGCGCCTCGCCGCCGCGCGGGGCGTCGCTCTCGATGTCGAGCTTCGCCTGTTTCATGGGCTGCGCCAGCGCCGTGATCGGCTCCATCTGCTCGACCCGCTTCAGCCACGCGTTCTTGTACGGCGTGAACACACTGTACGGCCCCCCGCTGCCCGTGCGCAGCTCAGTGGGCCGCACCACCGTCTGATCCGCCGATCGATACACCTCGATCCCCGCCCGCTCGCACGCCGCTGCGACCGCCGCATCGCGCCGATGTTCGTTCACCTCGTACTCATCATTGAACGCCAGCGCATCGCACCGCATCGCCCGCGCCAGTTTCACCATCGCCGCCGGCGACCCGTCAAAGCGCGGCACGTCGACGATCCGCAGCGGGATGTTCAGCTTCGCCAGCGAAGCCGACAGCGCCGCGACGTTGCGGCGGACAAAGTCGATCTTGTTGTCGCCCCAATCGTGCTCGCGCCACTGATCGATCGCATCCAGAAACATGCCGACGACCGGCCCGCGGCGCGCCGCATGATGCAGCGCCGGATGGTCCGCCGTGCGCAGATCGTTGCGGAACCAGACGAGCGTGTTCATGCATGCATTGTAACGCCGCCGCTACTGCGGC
The Planctomycetota bacterium DNA segment above includes these coding regions:
- a CDS encoding tyrosine-type recombinase/integrase, coding for MCRFGGLRCPSEVLALTWADVNWEHNRIRVPSPKTEHIDGKASRLIPLFPELREHLLEVFDQAETGTDHIIIGYRDSSVNLRTQLTRIIHRAGLEPWPKLFQNLRSTRETELAEAFPMHVVCRWIGNSEPVAAKHYLQMTDEHFERAVAGHGSKDINKAAQNAAQKLHERRRTGRKKKNAKATEGFDASKDTPDFLATSCRCETYGIPPRGVEPLFTD
- a CDS encoding superoxide dismutase family protein yields the protein MQNLSLLVALALAAAGCESMQSMDAWHSVTRAVAVMHPTQGSETHGIVTFEQTDAGIKVIADIHGLAPNSTHGFHIHTYGDCSKPDGTSAGGHYNPEGHQHALPDGGPRHAGDLGNLKSDANGDAHYEFLATNITLVGDLNPILGRGVIIHAKPDDGGQPTGNAGARIACGVIGIANPGE
- a CDS encoding DUF541 domain-containing protein; protein product: MSTARINLFWLIIFTLTLPMAVVASTWLARSSFEKVRLRDQTIRVKGYAERPITSDRAEWSSTIIERNADRTAAYRQLAEHRDALMGYLQSQSFKGDEVEPGPVNISPQYTRDAKGNQTNTIELYVVTQSFTVASPRVDKVAEAARDAGQLIAEGVELDSNSPSYLYTKLDDLKLDLLKDATQNAYQRAQLLVSNSTSRLGPLRSASQGVFQITPAFSTEVSGSGENDTTSLSKIIRAVVTVEYGIVE
- a CDS encoding methyltransferase; translation: MSHNATEIPQVDPTPIFELFRGSYGSHLLVAASGHFKVFDRLSRKALTIDELGDALDLTRRATVVLVTALRAMKLIALDEAGRLNLTKLAAEHLVSGGAFDVSDYLGQAVDAPGVKEMVERLRTSRPAGADKEEGAAFIYREGEKSAMEKPDLAVRISLILAGRAKNVAPVLAQRINMSGVETLLDIGGGTGIYSIALVAANPNLRAIIMDRPNVLTVARQFAEDYGVADRIDLHAGDFFVDPLPAAPVMLLSNILHDWDVPQCLAIIKRCAAALPANGRLLIHDVFLNDAHDGPLPIALYSAALFTLTEGRAYSEAEYKSWMQAAGLRVGGRVETLVHCGVLTGTKGE
- a CDS encoding deoxyribodipyrimidine photo-lyase encodes the protein MNTLVWFRNDLRTADHPALHHAARRGPVVGMFLDAIDQWREHDWGDNKIDFVRRNVAALSASLAKLNIPLRIVDVPRFDGSPAAMVKLARAMRCDALAFNDEYEVNEHRRDAAVAAACERAGIEVYRSADQTVVRPTELRTGSGGPYSVFTPYKNAWLKRVEQMEPITALAQPMKQAKLDIESDAPRGGEALADRWPGGEDEAQRRLTKFIAHRIKAYKDQRDQPAADGTSAMSPYLACGAISAKQCYLAAKDLGGEGAATWISELIWREFYRQVMVHHPRVSMGRPFKRETRAVRWRDDEAGFEAWREGRTGVPIVDAAMRQLIATGWMHNRCRMIAAMFLTKNLLIDWRRGERHFMQHLVDGDLANNNGGWQWSASTGTDAAPYFRVFNPLSQSARFDPDGAYIRAYVPELAQVEGDEIHDPLPLTRASCGYPMMIVDLKSSRQRAIDAFANLRT